One Micromonospora sp. WMMD812 genomic window carries:
- a CDS encoding DNA repair protein, translated as MPNQPNDRYQQDTERLWRVPEAGRFPAQPPHRGARSDDAALSWAELNKLPAGASARHGLNSR; from the coding sequence ATGCCGAATCAGCCGAATGACCGGTACCAGCAGGACACCGAGCGACTCTGGCGGGTCCCGGAGGCCGGACGGTTCCCGGCCCAACCGCCGCACCGAGGCGCCCGCTCCGACGACGCCGCCCTGAGCTGGGCCGAGCTGAACAAGCTTCCGGCCGGCGCCTCCGCCCGGCACGGCCTCAACAGCCGCTGA
- a CDS encoding STAS domain-containing protein yields MDVRLWDTGPGQLTVQPVGEVDMATADALDAALADALSRSGTSEVVVDLAGVGFLDSSGIRVLVSAAATARRGGITFRVADPRPMVARVLRITSVGALLGLSADAPPPSAARGFRGLE; encoded by the coding sequence ATGGACGTGCGCCTGTGGGACACCGGGCCGGGGCAGCTGACCGTGCAGCCGGTGGGCGAGGTCGACATGGCCACGGCGGACGCGCTCGACGCCGCCCTGGCCGATGCGCTGAGCCGGTCGGGCACGAGCGAGGTCGTCGTCGACCTGGCCGGCGTCGGCTTCCTCGACTCGAGCGGGATCCGTGTCCTCGTCAGCGCCGCAGCCACCGCCCGGCGTGGTGGCATCACCTTCCGGGTGGCCGATCCGCGGCCGATGGTGGCCCGGGTACTCCGGATCACCTCGGTCGGCGCACTCCTCGGGCTCTCCGCGGACGCCCCGCCCCCGTCGGCCGCGCGCGGCTTCCGCGGCCTCGAATAG
- a CDS encoding ABC-F family ATP-binding cassette domain-containing protein, producing MSDGRVVRSTLSRSALIAHDLVRIRGARRVLDGISLIAAPGHRIGLVGENGTGKTTLLRVLAGVDEPDAGTVERPPDLGFLHQEMPYTPSTTVAAVLDDALREAREDLAELDRIGTALAGTPEDDERHGRLLAAYGETLERAQDRDAWDADRRARTVLAGLGLDGIPHHRRLGTLSGGQRGRLALAALLIRRPGALLLDEPTNHLDDAAAAFCEEQLRGLPGVVVVATHDREFLDAVCTDLVDLDPAVDGPLRYGGGYTAYLATRRAEAERWRRRYDEEQKQLAELRLAAAVTGHQVAHGRDPRDSEKMGYGHTAGRVQNQISRRVRDAARRLKVLERDQVAAPPEPLRFHAPVLAVGDGDAVVVAVRRASVPGRLRIEHLDVTATDRVLVSGPNGVGKSTLLALLAGTLRAVGTIRRRPGLRVGLLAQDTVFDGPDRTAREIFAATVGPDRAEEVPLSSLGLLAVTDLDRPVSELSVGQRRRLALALLVADPPDLLLLDEPTNHLSPRLCDELEEALGVGPGAIVIASHDRRLRSRWPGRQLALAAERWE from the coding sequence ATGTCCGACGGTCGCGTCGTCCGTTCCACCCTGTCCCGATCCGCGCTGATCGCCCATGACCTCGTCCGCATCCGGGGCGCCCGCCGGGTGCTCGACGGGATCTCCCTGATCGCCGCGCCCGGCCACCGCATCGGGCTCGTCGGCGAGAACGGCACCGGCAAGACGACGCTGCTGCGGGTCCTCGCCGGTGTGGACGAACCCGATGCCGGCACCGTCGAGCGTCCACCGGACCTCGGTTTCCTGCACCAGGAGATGCCGTACACCCCCTCGACGACGGTCGCCGCGGTCCTCGACGACGCCCTGCGCGAGGCGCGGGAGGACCTGGCCGAACTGGATCGGATCGGCACCGCGCTGGCCGGTACGCCAGAGGACGACGAACGGCACGGGCGGTTGCTGGCCGCGTACGGCGAGACGCTGGAGCGGGCGCAGGACCGCGACGCCTGGGACGCCGACCGGCGAGCCCGGACCGTGCTCGCCGGGCTCGGTCTCGACGGGATCCCGCACCACCGGAGGCTGGGCACGCTCTCCGGCGGGCAGCGGGGCCGCCTGGCGCTGGCCGCGCTGCTCATCCGCCGGCCTGGCGCGCTGCTGCTCGACGAGCCCACGAACCACCTGGACGACGCGGCGGCGGCCTTCTGCGAGGAGCAGTTGCGTGGCCTGCCCGGCGTGGTCGTGGTGGCCACGCACGACCGGGAGTTCCTGGACGCGGTGTGCACCGACCTGGTCGACCTGGACCCGGCGGTCGACGGCCCGCTCCGCTACGGCGGTGGCTACACCGCCTACCTGGCGACCCGGCGCGCGGAGGCCGAACGCTGGCGCCGGCGGTACGACGAGGAGCAGAAGCAGCTCGCCGAACTTCGCCTGGCCGCCGCCGTGACCGGGCATCAGGTCGCCCACGGCCGTGATCCCCGGGACAGCGAGAAGATGGGGTACGGGCACACCGCCGGCCGGGTGCAGAACCAGATCTCCCGCCGGGTGCGTGACGCCGCCCGCCGGCTGAAGGTGCTGGAGCGCGATCAGGTGGCCGCGCCGCCGGAGCCGCTGCGCTTCCACGCACCCGTCCTCGCCGTCGGCGACGGTGACGCGGTCGTGGTCGCGGTGCGCCGGGCCTCGGTGCCGGGGCGGCTGCGGATCGAGCACCTCGACGTCACGGCCACCGACCGCGTGCTGGTGAGCGGGCCGAACGGGGTGGGGAAGTCGACCCTCCTCGCGCTCCTCGCGGGCACCCTGCGCGCGGTCGGAACCATCCGGCGGCGGCCTGGGCTGCGCGTCGGCCTGCTGGCTCAGGACACCGTCTTCGACGGCCCCGACCGGACCGCCCGGGAGATCTTCGCGGCGACCGTCGGCCCGGACCGTGCCGAGGAGGTGCCGCTGTCCTCGCTCGGACTGCTCGCGGTCACCGACCTGGACCGGCCGGTGTCGGAGCTGTCCGTCGGCCAGCGTCGCCGGCTCGCGCTCGCGCTGCTCGTCGCCGACCCGCCGGACCTGCTGCTGCTGGACGAGCCGACCAACCACCTTTCGCCGCGACTCTGCGACGAACTGGAGGAGGCCCTGGGCGTGGGTCCGGGCGCGATCGTGATCGCCAGCCATGACCGGCGGCTGCGGTCCCGCTGGCCCGGCCGGCAGCTCGCCCTCGCCGCAGAGCGGTGGGAATGA
- a CDS encoding DUF4396 domain-containing protein, which yields MGAGLTDPLFWGALAGALAVAFLVTVPVNRALIARRRGHAVTHRFHHGAGDPAAAGHPTGPGHDAPGVGHPTPAGHAAREAARSGADAHAAEEAERSGADAHAGHHRR from the coding sequence ATGGGCGCCGGGCTGACCGACCCGCTGTTCTGGGGCGCGCTGGCCGGCGCGCTGGCGGTGGCCTTCCTGGTCACCGTCCCGGTCAACCGTGCGCTGATCGCCCGCAGGCGGGGGCACGCGGTGACCCACCGGTTCCACCACGGCGCCGGTGACCCGGCCGCCGCCGGTCACCCGACCGGGCCGGGTCACGACGCGCCCGGCGTCGGCCACCCCACTCCCGCCGGTCACGCCGCCCGCGAGGCAGCACGATCCGGCGCGGACGCGCACGCCGCCGAGGAGGCGGAACGTTCCGGCGCGGACGCGCACGCCGGCCACCACCGGCGCTGA
- a CDS encoding MFS transporter, whose protein sequence is MSSDRTTRAGTAATAGTGRRRLSPTLSLFLLASILVSFLASSAAPTPLYAIYQANWHFSPITTTVIFGIYALAVLGTLLTVGKLSDHVGRRPVLLVAITVQIASLVVFIFANGVPALLTARIVQGLATGAATGAIGAAMLDVNRARGTLANSIAPGIGTGGGALLSALLVQFLPAPTRLVYVVLLVILLIQGIGVLLMPETVTPMRGALRSLRPEISLPRSVRGPVLVVAPVLFAGWSLAGFFGALGPALVHALGPTSIVFGGVALFVLAGLSSVTVLVLRNTSARALMLTGITALVLGSIVTMLSINTKSVAGFFVGIALGGIGFGAAFQGSLKTVMPLVEAHERASVLSLIYIVCYIGLGLPAVIAGYLVVNGGGLPRTADEYTVFVIVLALIALLGLRGATKKSPA, encoded by the coding sequence ATGAGTAGCGACCGCACCACGCGCGCCGGCACGGCCGCCACGGCCGGCACCGGACGGCGACGCCTCTCGCCCACCCTCTCCCTGTTCCTGCTCGCCTCGATCCTGGTGTCGTTCCTGGCCTCCTCGGCCGCCCCGACCCCCCTCTACGCGATCTACCAGGCGAACTGGCACTTCTCGCCGATCACCACCACGGTCATCTTCGGCATCTACGCGCTCGCGGTGCTGGGCACCCTGTTGACCGTCGGCAAGCTGTCCGACCATGTCGGACGCCGCCCGGTCCTGCTCGTCGCGATCACCGTCCAGATAGCCTCGCTCGTCGTCTTCATCTTCGCGAACGGCGTACCCGCGCTGCTGACCGCCCGCATCGTGCAGGGGCTCGCCACCGGCGCCGCCACGGGCGCCATCGGCGCCGCGATGCTGGACGTCAACCGCGCCCGCGGCACCCTCGCGAATTCCATCGCTCCCGGCATCGGAACCGGCGGCGGCGCGCTGCTGTCGGCGCTGCTCGTCCAGTTCCTGCCCGCGCCGACCCGGCTGGTGTACGTCGTCCTGCTGGTGATCCTGCTGATCCAGGGGATCGGGGTGCTGCTGATGCCGGAGACGGTCACCCCGATGCGGGGAGCGCTGCGCAGCCTGCGACCGGAGATCAGCCTGCCCCGCTCCGTACGGGGGCCGGTGCTGGTGGTCGCCCCGGTGCTCTTCGCCGGCTGGTCGCTGGCCGGCTTCTTCGGCGCGCTCGGCCCGGCCCTCGTGCACGCCCTCGGACCCACCTCGATCGTGTTCGGCGGGGTGGCGCTCTTCGTCCTCGCCGGCCTGTCGTCCGTCACCGTCCTCGTGCTGCGCAACACGTCCGCCCGAGCCCTGATGCTCACCGGGATCACCGCCCTCGTCCTGGGCTCGATCGTCACGATGCTGTCGATCAACACCAAGTCCGTCGCCGGCTTCTTCGTCGGCATCGCGCTCGGGGGCATCGGCTTCGGCGCCGCCTTCCAGGGCAGCCTCAAGACGGTGATGCCGCTGGTCGAGGCGCACGAGCGCGCCAGCGTGCTCTCCCTGATCTACATCGTCTGCTACATCGGCCTCGGCCTGCCCGCCGTCATCGCGGGCTACCTCGTGGTGAACGGCGGCGGCCTGCCCCGCACCGCCGACGAGTACACCGTCTTCGTCATCGTCCTGGCCCTGATCGCCCTGCTCGGGCTGCGCGGGGCCACGAAGAAGTCGCCCGCGTGA
- a CDS encoding Clp protease N-terminal domain-containing protein encodes MKNPEPVGNPVRLDEMIQAIKTAHSEPLDQLTDAVIVADHLGEVADHLIGHFVDQARRAGASWTDIGRSMGVTKQAAQKRFVSRPAEAPLDPQQGFSRFTPRARNVVTAAQDEARATGHAEIRPEHLVLGLLSEPEALAAKAIVAQGVSLERVREVATAVLGSPSSGEVPELIPYDAQSRKALELTFREALRLGHNYIGTEHILLALLELEDGTGVLAGLGVDKAAAETALLAALEAAVRKQA; translated from the coding sequence ATGAAGAATCCTGAGCCCGTGGGCAACCCCGTACGGCTGGACGAGATGATCCAGGCGATCAAGACGGCGCACAGCGAACCGCTCGACCAGCTCACCGACGCGGTCATCGTCGCCGATCACCTCGGCGAGGTGGCGGACCACCTGATCGGGCACTTCGTGGACCAGGCACGCCGGGCGGGCGCCTCCTGGACCGACATCGGCCGCAGCATGGGGGTCACCAAGCAGGCGGCGCAGAAGCGCTTCGTGTCCCGACCCGCCGAGGCGCCGCTGGACCCGCAGCAGGGGTTCAGCCGGTTCACTCCGCGCGCCCGGAACGTGGTGACGGCAGCGCAGGACGAGGCACGGGCCACCGGGCACGCCGAGATCCGCCCCGAGCACCTGGTGCTGGGGCTGCTCAGCGAGCCGGAGGCGCTCGCCGCCAAGGCGATCGTCGCGCAGGGCGTGTCGCTGGAGCGGGTGCGCGAGGTCGCGACCGCGGTGCTCGGGTCGCCCTCGTCGGGCGAGGTGCCGGAACTGATCCCGTACGACGCGCAGTCCCGCAAGGCGCTGGAGCTGACCTTCCGTGAAGCGCTGCGGTTGGGGCACAACTACATCGGCACCGAGCACATCCTGCTCGCTCTGCTGGAGTTGGAGGACGGGACCGGGGTGCTCGCCGGTCTCGGCGTCGACAAGGCCGCCGCCGAGACCGCGCTCCTCGCGGCGCTCGAGGCCGCCGTGCGGAAGCAGGCCTGA
- a CDS encoding DUF2267 domain-containing protein: MAELKFFDKVAARAGVPDDTAQALTEATLRTLAERISGGQAADLSAHVAHELRPLLARAAPEEPESFAYDEFVRRVAERAGVGPSLAERGAGAVLQTLHRVVGHKEFEQAMAQVPTEIQALAEPVPQGP, encoded by the coding sequence ATGGCCGAGCTGAAGTTCTTCGACAAGGTGGCCGCCCGGGCGGGTGTCCCGGACGACACGGCACAGGCGCTGACCGAGGCCACTCTGCGCACCCTCGCGGAGCGGATCAGCGGCGGCCAGGCGGCCGACCTGTCCGCCCACGTGGCCCACGAACTCCGCCCGCTGCTGGCCCGCGCCGCGCCGGAGGAGCCGGAGTCGTTCGCGTACGACGAGTTCGTGCGCCGGGTGGCCGAGCGCGCGGGGGTGGGTCCGAGCCTGGCCGAGCGGGGTGCGGGGGCGGTCCTGCAGACCCTGCACCGGGTGGTCGGGCACAAGGAGTTCGAGCAGGCGATGGCGCAGGTGCCCACGGAGATCCAGGCCTTGGCGGAGCCCGTGCCGCAGGGCCCCTGA
- a CDS encoding GNAT family N-acetyltransferase, which yields MLDRRLHLHLATWLGQWPAGPGLHVVGTGRRARPAWDGRLRPAVAVGTGRSTVLSVPPDRAAAVRALADRPVDRLIPALPAAVGLPDWPTHDGAFRWSLAPAPLPDVGEWVAPTSPGLPPWLRLFDREVLVVHGSDGRYLAGAGIKRHDRHGHELAVGTVPAARGRGLARRLVAQAARRVLDEGAVPTYLHDRNNQASARVAEAAGFPDRGWRSFGVYPA from the coding sequence GTGCTCGACCGGCGGCTCCACCTGCACCTGGCGACGTGGTTGGGGCAGTGGCCGGCTGGTCCCGGGCTGCACGTGGTCGGCACGGGGCGACGGGCCCGCCCGGCCTGGGACGGCCGTCTTCGGCCCGCCGTCGCCGTCGGCACCGGGCGCAGCACGGTGCTCTCGGTGCCGCCGGACCGGGCCGCGGCGGTACGCGCGCTCGCCGACCGCCCGGTGGACCGGCTGATTCCGGCGCTACCCGCCGCTGTCGGCCTGCCCGACTGGCCCACCCACGACGGCGCCTTCCGGTGGAGCCTGGCCCCCGCGCCGCTGCCGGACGTCGGGGAGTGGGTCGCGCCCACGTCGCCGGGGCTGCCTCCGTGGCTGCGGCTGTTCGACCGCGAGGTGCTGGTGGTCCACGGTTCCGACGGCCGCTACCTGGCCGGGGCTGGCATCAAGCGGCACGACCGGCACGGCCACGAACTGGCCGTCGGCACCGTGCCCGCCGCGCGGGGTCGTGGGCTGGCCCGACGGCTGGTCGCCCAGGCCGCCCGCCGGGTTCTCGACGAGGGCGCGGTGCCGACCTACCTGCACGACCGGAACAACCAGGCGTCCGCACGGGTCGCGGAGGCGGCCGGCTTCCCGGACCGGGGCTGGCGCTCATTCGGCGTGTATCCGGCCTGA